One region of Rhodovulum sulfidophilum DSM 1374 genomic DNA includes:
- a CDS encoding phosphopantetheine-binding protein: MTLTTTSTAPDRDWLSARLNSLLEDEGPIDPAESLIYYGLDSLRVMKLAAELKAHGIHVGFEDLAREPTLDAWTALIDARRDG; the protein is encoded by the coding sequence CCCCGACCGCGACTGGCTGAGCGCCCGGCTGAACAGCCTTCTGGAGGATGAAGGCCCGATCGATCCGGCCGAGAGCCTGATCTATTACGGGCTCGATTCCCTGCGCGTGATGAAGCTGGCGGCCGAACTGAAAGCCCATGGCATCCATGTCGGCTTCGAGGATCTGGCGAGAGAGCCGACGCTGGACGCCTGGACCGCGCTGATCGACGCCCGGCGCGATGGCTGA
- a CDS encoding 4'-phosphopantetheinyl transferase family protein, with protein MAECLRGPAGLEAALARLGAALPDCRAAVVPVARTEGPKARRAAEFRAGRLAAAAASAALTGMPCLAGRGADGAPLWPAGLTGSISHSGGQALALVGPSARRAGLGVDIEGPLSPRVAAEIAPVALTPEERACFGTDPVWVGLIFSAKESLFKALSPRIGRRFDFDAARLLPGGATRPPLLCLTCDLAPGWKAGRRIEPVLIAHERGVMTAVALQPRKVAPPST; from the coding sequence ATGGCTGAATGCCTGCGAGGGCCGGCCGGGCTCGAGGCCGCGCTGGCCCGGCTTGGCGCGGCCCTGCCCGATTGCCGGGCGGCGGTCGTTCCGGTTGCCCGGACCGAGGGACCGAAGGCGCGCCGGGCGGCCGAGTTCCGGGCCGGCCGGCTGGCGGCGGCGGCGGCCAGCGCGGCCCTGACGGGCATGCCCTGCCTGGCCGGGCGGGGCGCGGATGGCGCGCCGCTCTGGCCTGCGGGACTGACCGGCTCGATCAGCCATTCCGGCGGGCAGGCGCTGGCGCTGGTCGGGCCTTCGGCGCGCCGGGCCGGGCTGGGCGTGGATATCGAGGGGCCGCTTTCGCCAAGGGTCGCGGCCGAGATTGCGCCCGTGGCCCTGACCCCGGAAGAGCGCGCCTGCTTCGGCACCGACCCGGTCTGGGTGGGGTTGATCTTTTCGGCCAAGGAAAGCCTGTTCAAGGCGCTGAGCCCGAGGATCGGGCGGCGGTTCGATTTCGACGCGGCGCGGTTGTTGCCCGGCGGCGCGACGCGGCCGCCGCTGCTGTGTCTGACCTGCGATCTGGCCCCCGGCTGGAAAGCCGGGCGCCGGATCGAGCCGGTGCTGATCGCCCATGAACGGGGCGTGATGACGGCGGTCGCGCTTCAGCCCCGCAAGGTCGCGCCGCCATCGACGTAA
- a CDS encoding 2,3-dihydro-2,3-dihydroxybenzoate dehydrogenase, which produces MRLSGFDGRTALVTGAAGGIGRACVALLTGAGARVVATDTAAAIEALAERPGAAAWLPCDLRDPEAVGAMVAEAETRAGPLSLGLHAAGVLATGALLEMSPEDWRRVQGINLDGSFHLLQALGRRLVRRPGAALVVVSSNGGGIPRLDMGAYCASKAGLTMLTRCFGLELARHGVRCNVIAPGSTLTPMQTGMWQDGDGAQRVIAGDPGSYRAGIPLGKLARPEDIARAAMFLLSDEAGHVTMADLYVDGGATLRG; this is translated from the coding sequence ATGCGCCTGAGCGGGTTTGACGGGCGCACCGCCCTGGTGACGGGGGCCGCGGGCGGGATCGGCCGGGCCTGCGTCGCGCTGCTGACCGGGGCGGGCGCCCGGGTCGTGGCGACCGATACCGCCGCCGCGATCGAGGCCCTCGCCGAGCGCCCGGGGGCCGCCGCATGGCTGCCCTGCGATCTGCGCGATCCGGAAGCGGTCGGTGCGATGGTGGCCGAGGCCGAGACCCGCGCCGGGCCGCTGAGCCTTGGCCTGCATGCCGCCGGGGTGCTGGCGACGGGTGCGCTTCTGGAGATGTCGCCCGAGGACTGGCGGCGGGTGCAGGGCATCAACCTTGATGGCAGCTTCCATTTGCTGCAGGCGCTTGGGCGGCGGCTTGTCCGTCGGCCGGGGGCGGCGCTGGTGGTGGTCAGCTCGAATGGCGGGGGCATTCCGCGGCTCGACATGGGGGCCTATTGCGCCTCGAAGGCGGGTCTGACCATGCTGACCCGCTGCTTCGGTCTGGAGCTTGCCCGCCACGGCGTGCGCTGCAACGTGATCGCGCCGGGCTCGACCCTGACGCCGATGCAGACCGGCATGTGGCAGGACGGGGACGGCGCGCAGCGGGTCATTGCGGGCGATCCGGGCAGCTATCGCGCGGGTATTCCGCTGGGCAAGCTTGCCAGGCCCGAAGACATCGCGCGGGCGGCCATGTTCCTGCTGTCCGATGAGGCGGGCCATGTCACCATGGCCGATCTTTACGTCGATGGCGGCGCGACCTTGCGGGGCTGA
- a CDS encoding isochorismatase family protein, with protein MALPEIASYPLPAPDALPRSRAPWRPDPDRAALLIHDMQRYFCAPYPHDAAPLPGVIANIAALARAARAAGMPVFYTAQEGDQLRADRGLQADLWGPGMSRRPDHQDILPELAPAEGDIVLVKHRYSAFQRSNLDSLMRARGRDQLMIAGVYAHIGCLATAAEAFQRDIQPFALADAQADFDAARHDMALRWVAGCCGVVIATGDALAALPAEAACA; from the coding sequence ATGGCCCTTCCCGAGATTGCCTCCTACCCGCTGCCCGCGCCCGACGCCCTGCCCCGCTCCCGCGCGCCCTGGCGGCCCGACCCCGACCGCGCCGCGCTTCTGATCCATGACATGCAGCGCTATTTCTGTGCCCCCTACCCGCACGACGCGGCTCCGCTGCCCGGCGTCATCGCCAATATCGCCGCACTCGCGCGGGCCGCGCGGGCCGCGGGGATGCCGGTCTTCTACACCGCGCAGGAGGGCGATCAGCTTCGCGCCGACCGGGGCCTGCAGGCCGATCTCTGGGGGCCGGGCATGTCGCGCCGCCCCGATCATCAGGACATCCTGCCCGAGCTTGCCCCTGCGGAGGGCGACATCGTCCTGGTCAAGCACCGCTACAGCGCCTTTCAGCGCTCTAACCTCGACAGCCTGATGCGGGCGCGCGGCCGGGACCAGTTGATGATTGCGGGTGTCTATGCCCATATCGGCTGCCTCGCCACCGCCGCCGAGGCGTTTCAGCGCGACATCCAGCCCTTTGCCCTGGCCGATGCACAGGCCGATTTCGACGCCGCGCGCCATGACATGGCGCTGCGCTGGGTCGCCGGATGCTGCGGCGTCGTGATCGCCACCGGCGACGCGCTGGCCGCCCTGCCCGCGGAGGCCGCATGCGCCTGA
- a CDS encoding isochorismate synthase — translation MTLPFPDATLTEAPSLPPDQPFSFRNARDQVRGQVCATGPVRPLDRAGADTLADRVAPFFGAARDADDDGALIGGALPFDKARPDCLWQVAGGDGSWPGATAGAPARPVPEQRPARPCPQPPANGYMDSVARALEIMRTERGLPDALTKVVLARSLLVEDRMAFALPGLMARLAEDPAVTVFQVALPQDADGSAPRQLVGATPELLLRKRGDSIVSHPLAGSARRLDDPEEDARNANALARSEKDRREHGLVVEYILDMLAPVCKRLGTPEGTALTTTRSMWHIGTRIEGRLKDPETPAILLAAALHPTPAVCGLPCDRAARLIRDLEPVARDFYAGAVGWCDRRGDGDWYVAIRCAELCGARARLFAGAGIVLGSDPRAEASETGAKFGAFLSALGLPPDAALSDPSLHNQPNG, via the coding sequence GTGACCCTGCCCTTCCCTGACGCCACCCTGACCGAGGCGCCCTCGCTGCCGCCCGATCAGCCCTTCAGCTTTCGCAATGCCCGTGACCAGGTCCGGGGTCAGGTCTGCGCGACCGGCCCGGTCCGGCCGCTGGACCGGGCCGGAGCGGATACCCTGGCGGACCGGGTCGCCCCCTTCTTCGGGGCCGCCCGTGATGCCGACGATGACGGGGCGCTGATCGGCGGAGCGCTGCCCTTCGACAAGGCCCGGCCCGACTGCCTGTGGCAGGTCGCGGGCGGCGACGGGTCCTGGCCGGGCGCCACTGCCGGGGCCCCGGCCCGGCCGGTTCCGGAGCAAAGGCCGGCACGGCCCTGTCCCCAACCTCCGGCAAACGGCTACATGGACAGCGTCGCCCGCGCTCTGGAGATCATGCGCACCGAACGCGGCCTGCCCGATGCCCTGACCAAGGTCGTGCTCGCCCGCAGCCTGCTGGTCGAGGACCGGATGGCCTTCGCGCTGCCCGGGCTGATGGCGCGGCTTGCCGAGGATCCCGCCGTGACCGTCTTCCAGGTGGCCCTGCCGCAGGACGCCGATGGCAGCGCCCCCCGCCAGCTTGTCGGGGCCACGCCCGAGCTGCTGCTGCGCAAGCGCGGGGACAGCATCGTCTCGCATCCGCTGGCGGGCTCTGCGCGCCGGCTCGACGACCCCGAGGAAGACGCGCGCAACGCCAACGCCCTGGCCCGCTCGGAAAAGGACCGCCGCGAACACGGGCTGGTGGTCGAATACATCCTCGACATGCTTGCCCCGGTCTGCAAACGGCTGGGCACGCCCGAGGGCACGGCGCTCACCACCACCCGTTCGATGTGGCATATCGGGACCCGGATCGAGGGCCGGCTGAAGGACCCCGAGACGCCCGCCATCCTGCTGGCCGCCGCGCTGCATCCGACGCCTGCCGTCTGCGGCCTGCCCTGCGACCGTGCCGCCCGGCTGATCCGCGACCTGGAACCGGTGGCGCGCGATTTCTATGCCGGTGCGGTGGGCTGGTGCGACCGGCGGGGCGACGGAGACTGGTACGTGGCGATCCGCTGCGCCGAGCTCTGCGGCGCGCGCGCACGGCTGTTCGCGGGCGCGGGGATCGTGCTGGGCTCGGACCCCCGGGCCGAAGCCTCCGAGACCGGCGCCAAGTTCGGCGCCTTCCTCAGCGCGCTGGGGCTGCCCCCCGACGCGGCGCTGTCCGATCCTTCCCTCCATAACCAGCCGAACGGATGA
- a CDS encoding TonB-dependent receptor translates to MVQRRVARLFGGASIVALCAVSPTATKAQDLSDDAYSLGTLFIIGDTLIRSFQKTAASVTAVEEADIEAAQGKDSVKDIVADMANVTYAASGGQGGAPTIRGQDGEGPNSGAPAFFGGSVPRIAVNLDGHYLSYNELVYSSTSIWDVDHIELFRGPQTISQGANSIAGALVVKTKDPTFEREGAVRLEYGSRGKRRASLMASGAVAPDLAARIALDYSARDNYIDYVNPAFSLGGTDQDHLSQTARFKLLWTPAAMPGFEAMLTFSHTDSNRPTWEAATVPFSDYDSTVTQNPSWKQFTNTTILDLKQEFDNGATLTNQSQFSSLYTRRTTSPVTAGSAVIDQDSYSNETRLTFGNEATALSGVAGLYLSHTDSDETLNLRGATAFDDTKDSLGIFAGLDYDFADRWTISGSVRYQRDRVQREGSSSFATNDLDYDETFDDWLPKLSLSYDVNDTTTIGAMVSKGYNPGGVTLGLTSGEWVTFDPETSTDYELFARTRVLDDRLGLSANLFYTDFKNMQRYVTSEAVAGYFEAVTVNAEEANAYGLELGFDYEASQTLRLYGSLGLLSTEIEKFSSAGADYSGNEFGRAPGQTISLGADWKIRPDLTLSGNVRYSGSYFSDDDNLSASFVDSYTVANTRIAYDLQDNLQLYGYVNNLFDEDAVTYLRASRAVVGGYEATLVEPREIGIGVKMTF, encoded by the coding sequence ATGGTACAGCGACGAGTCGCACGCCTGTTCGGCGGCGCCAGCATTGTTGCGCTTTGCGCAGTTTCCCCCACCGCAACCAAGGCGCAGGATCTGTCCGACGACGCCTATTCCCTTGGCACCCTCTTCATCATCGGCGACACCCTGATCCGCAGCTTCCAGAAGACGGCCGCGTCGGTGACGGCGGTGGAAGAGGCCGATATCGAGGCGGCGCAAGGCAAGGACAGCGTCAAGGACATTGTCGCCGACATGGCCAACGTGACCTATGCCGCCTCGGGCGGGCAGGGCGGCGCGCCCACGATCCGGGGCCAGGACGGCGAGGGGCCGAACTCGGGCGCGCCCGCCTTCTTCGGCGGCTCGGTGCCCCGGATCGCGGTCAACCTCGACGGGCATTACCTCAGCTACAACGAGCTGGTCTATTCCTCGACCTCGATCTGGGACGTGGACCATATCGAGCTGTTCCGCGGCCCGCAGACCATCAGCCAGGGCGCCAACAGCATCGCCGGCGCGCTGGTGGTGAAGACCAAGGACCCGACCTTCGAGCGCGAGGGGGCGGTGCGGCTGGAATACGGCTCGCGCGGCAAGCGCCGGGCCTCGCTGATGGCGTCGGGCGCGGTGGCACCGGACCTGGCCGCGCGCATCGCGCTGGATTACTCCGCGCGCGACAATTACATCGATTATGTCAATCCGGCCTTCTCGCTGGGCGGGACCGATCAGGACCACCTCTCGCAGACCGCGCGGTTCAAGCTCTTGTGGACGCCCGCGGCGATGCCGGGCTTCGAGGCGATGCTGACCTTCTCGCATACCGACAGCAACCGCCCGACCTGGGAAGCGGCGACCGTGCCGTTTTCAGACTATGACAGCACCGTCACCCAGAACCCCAGCTGGAAGCAGTTCACCAACACCACGATTCTCGATCTGAAACAGGAATTCGACAATGGCGCGACCCTGACCAACCAGTCGCAATTCTCGTCGCTTTATACCCGGCGCACCACCTCGCCCGTGACGGCGGGCTCTGCGGTGATCGACCAGGACAGCTATTCCAACGAGACCCGGCTGACCTTCGGCAATGAGGCCACCGCGCTGAGCGGGGTCGCCGGGCTCTACCTCTCCCATACCGACAGCGACGAGACGCTGAACCTGCGCGGCGCGACCGCCTTTGACGACACCAAGGACAGCCTCGGCATCTTCGCCGGCCTCGACTACGATTTCGCCGATCGCTGGACCATCAGCGGGTCGGTCCGCTACCAGCGCGACCGGGTGCAGCGCGAGGGCTCGAGTTCGTTCGCGACCAACGATCTGGACTATGACGAGACCTTCGACGACTGGCTGCCCAAGCTGTCGCTGTCCTATGACGTGAACGACACGACCACCATCGGCGCGATGGTGTCCAAGGGCTACAACCCGGGCGGCGTGACGCTGGGGCTGACCTCGGGCGAATGGGTCACCTTCGACCCCGAGACCTCGACCGATTACGAGCTCTTCGCCCGCACCCGGGTGCTGGACGACCGTCTGGGGCTGAGTGCCAACCTGTTCTACACCGATTTCAAGAACATGCAGCGCTACGTCACCTCGGAGGCCGTGGCGGGCTATTTCGAGGCGGTGACGGTGAATGCCGAGGAGGCCAATGCCTACGGGCTGGAGCTGGGCTTCGATTACGAGGCAAGCCAGACGCTGCGCCTTTACGGCAGCCTCGGCCTGCTTTCGACCGAAATCGAGAAATTCTCGAGCGCGGGGGCCGATTACAGCGGCAACGAGTTCGGCCGCGCCCCCGGCCAGACCATCAGCCTCGGCGCCGACTGGAAGATCCGTCCCGACCTGACGCTGTCGGGCAATGTGCGCTACAGTGGGTCCTATTTCTCGGATGACGACAACCTGTCGGCAAGCTTCGTCGATTCCTACACGGTGGCGAACACCCGCATCGCCTATGATCTGCAGGACAACCTGCAGCTCTACGGCTATGTCAACAACCTCTTCGACGAGGACGCGGTCACCTATCTGCGCGCCAGCCGCGCCGTTGTCGGCGGCTACGAGGCGACGCTGGTCGAACCGCGCGAGATCGGGATCGGGGTGAAGATGACGTTCTGA
- a CDS encoding AraC family transcriptional regulator, with product MNLIEPHRFTPFEAGSPTSVILPGLHRNTHVDVMRINTGLVLAHSHFSAATRHEGDIRRPEDQLILAFNLSGRMLLIDPQGAAHEISGGEGWIIRSGGRRLQRIVEKGDGCSNLVIALSVSRLAPALAEGLEPLLPQAAPFRRLCLPVPGKSMLETLLDGRTDPAALLRKEGQCLALIGHALEEIAAAPDHGPATGDPGLLIARVTAFLSDNLANPITISGIAQEMRMSHVTLNQIYRAATGMTVFQHLRSLRLEAAERLIRHTDRSFTEIAGECGFSDASHLSNAFRKRHDMTASDWRRQVRKKT from the coding sequence ATGAACCTGATCGAGCCACACCGCTTCACGCCCTTTGAGGCAGGCAGTCCGACGTCGGTCATTTTGCCGGGGCTGCACCGCAACACCCATGTTGACGTCATGCGGATCAACACGGGGCTCGTGCTGGCGCATAGTCATTTCTCGGCCGCGACCCGGCATGAGGGCGATATCCGGCGGCCCGAGGACCAGTTGATTCTCGCCTTCAACCTCTCGGGCCGGATGCTGCTGATCGATCCGCAGGGCGCGGCGCATGAGATCAGCGGCGGCGAGGGCTGGATCATCCGCTCGGGGGGCAGGCGGTTGCAGCGTATCGTCGAGAAAGGCGATGGCTGCTCGAACCTTGTCATCGCTCTTTCCGTATCGCGGCTTGCCCCCGCGCTGGCGGAGGGGCTGGAGCCCCTGTTGCCGCAAGCCGCGCCCTTCCGTCGCCTGTGCTTGCCGGTCCCCGGCAAATCCATGCTGGAAACGCTGCTGGACGGGCGCACCGATCCGGCGGCGCTTTTGCGCAAGGAAGGCCAGTGCCTCGCGCTGATCGGTCACGCGCTGGAAGAGATCGCCGCCGCACCGGACCATGGTCCTGCGACCGGCGATCCCGGCCTGCTGATTGCGCGCGTGACCGCTTTCCTCTCGGACAACCTTGCCAACCCGATCACCATATCCGGGATCGCGCAGGAGATGAGGATGAGCCATGTCACGCTGAATCAGATCTATCGCGCGGCGACCGGAATGACGGTGTTCCAGCATCTGCGCAGCCTCCGGCTCGAGGCCGCCGAACGGCTGATCCGCCACACCGATCGCAGCTTTACCGAGATCGCCGGCGAGTGCGGCTTTTCCGATGCCAGCCACCTGTCGAACGCGTTTCGCAAGCGCCACGATATGACCGCAAGCGACTGGCGGCGGCAGGTCCGGAAGAAAACCTGA
- a CDS encoding TonB-dependent receptor, whose amino-acid sequence MSRHSSSRPVPGRIALFALSTALTGSLIPGPAQAGEDMTYLGEITIFANYWEELARKSAVTATVLGGGDLARPVSPDLDAMAGRSANTVFQRANSQERLVVRGMSAFDNALSDPVGYMVNGVALPMGTIQLPHFFGADSVTLLKGPQGTTFGRNSEAGLLAFDTIRPGSREGGEINLGVSGSDAGASPLGGSGSVLWSGRARNGPALAFGLEYARDPGVISNPVTGADDGGKDRRATGFAAAEWDLQDGGYLRLTTLAENQKFNKEQFRSISGPFATGRYESVYSDPSWERRRTSVTALEYGTGFDGFDLTAITGFTTFDRDFVLDFDGSPLTLGVTELDVRDRTISQEIRLTSTGAGPLKWVLGVNAFKQSTDADFNLGAMSTDRHTEIDQNGVALYGFTEYAISERFRLGGGLRLDHVSSEAWQSFTSPMARLRYKGDESSTTLLPKLTLAYDLSEATTIHASYARGYMPAGYNYGFANSADSLTYGAEYSWNAEIGVKHAFTNGAALTLAAFHTTVKDKQITETIPGAAQYISNAGEAKSYGIEAELTAPLGSGWELAANAGWQRARASSFRTSSMDLGTGSLTPVDWSGNALPMAPETTWGLALSHQGEVWRARGSLHGSGSYWFDPGNTVKQKGFMTVDAEISRSLGKGELTLWVTNLLDEEYYSTAASTMRGVVVEDGSPRTIGMNWKIAW is encoded by the coding sequence ATGTCCCGACATTCTTCATCCCGCCCTGTCCCCGGCCGCATCGCGCTCTTTGCCCTGTCCACCGCATTGACGGGCAGCCTGATCCCGGGCCCGGCGCAGGCCGGGGAAGACATGACCTATCTCGGCGAGATCACCATCTTCGCCAATTACTGGGAAGAACTGGCCCGCAAATCCGCCGTGACGGCGACGGTTCTGGGCGGGGGCGATCTGGCGCGGCCGGTCTCGCCCGATCTCGACGCCATGGCGGGGCGGTCGGCCAATACCGTCTTCCAACGCGCCAATTCGCAGGAACGGCTGGTCGTGCGCGGCATGTCGGCCTTCGACAATGCCCTGTCCGATCCGGTCGGCTATATGGTGAACGGTGTGGCGCTGCCGATGGGCACGATCCAGCTGCCGCATTTTTTCGGGGCCGACAGCGTGACGCTGCTGAAGGGGCCGCAGGGCACCACCTTCGGACGCAATTCCGAGGCAGGGCTGCTGGCCTTCGACACGATCCGGCCCGGCAGCCGCGAGGGCGGCGAGATCAATCTGGGCGTTTCGGGATCGGATGCCGGCGCGTCCCCCCTTGGCGGCAGCGGCTCGGTGCTGTGGTCGGGGCGCGCGAGGAATGGCCCCGCACTGGCCTTCGGGCTGGAATATGCCCGCGATCCGGGCGTGATCTCGAATCCGGTCACCGGCGCGGATGATGGCGGCAAGGATCGCCGGGCCACCGGTTTTGCGGCGGCCGAGTGGGATCTTCAGGATGGCGGCTATCTGCGCCTGACCACGCTGGCCGAGAACCAGAAGTTCAACAAGGAGCAGTTCCGCTCGATTTCGGGCCCCTTCGCCACCGGCCGTTATGAGAGCGTCTATTCCGACCCGTCATGGGAACGCCGCCGGACATCCGTCACGGCACTTGAATATGGCACCGGCTTTGACGGGTTCGACCTGACGGCGATCACCGGCTTCACCACCTTCGACCGCGATTTCGTGCTGGATTTCGACGGTTCCCCCCTGACCCTCGGGGTGACCGAGCTGGATGTCCGTGACCGCACCATCTCGCAGGAGATCCGGCTGACCTCGACCGGTGCGGGACCGCTGAAATGGGTGCTCGGCGTCAATGCCTTCAAGCAAAGCACCGATGCCGATTTCAACCTTGGCGCCATGTCGACCGACCGCCATACCGAGATCGACCAGAACGGTGTCGCTCTCTACGGTTTCACCGAATATGCGATCAGCGAGCGGTTCCGCCTGGGCGGCGGGCTCAGGCTGGATCATGTCTCGTCGGAGGCCTGGCAGAGCTTCACCTCGCCCATGGCGCGCCTGCGTTACAAGGGCGACGAAAGCTCGACCACCCTGCTGCCGAAACTGACGCTGGCCTATGACCTGTCGGAGGCGACCACGATCCATGCGAGCTATGCCCGTGGCTATATGCCCGCGGGCTACAATTACGGCTTCGCCAACAGTGCCGACAGCCTGACCTATGGCGCCGAATACAGCTGGAATGCCGAGATCGGGGTGAAGCATGCATTCACCAATGGCGCGGCGCTGACCCTTGCCGCCTTCCACACCACGGTGAAGGACAAGCAGATCACCGAGACCATCCCCGGTGCCGCGCAATATATCTCGAATGCGGGCGAGGCGAAAAGCTACGGCATCGAGGCGGAATTGACCGCGCCGCTGGGATCCGGCTGGGAACTCGCCGCCAATGCCGGATGGCAGCGCGCAAGGGCAAGCTCGTTCCGGACCTCCTCGATGGATCTGGGCACGGGATCTTTGACACCGGTCGACTGGTCCGGCAATGCCTTGCCGATGGCGCCCGAGACGACCTGGGGGCTTGCGCTCTCGCATCAGGGCGAGGTCTGGCGCGCAAGGGGCAGCCTGCATGGTTCGGGCAGCTACTGGTTCGATCCGGGCAATACGGTAAAGCAAAAGGGGTTCATGACCGTCGATGCCGAGATTTCCCGAAGCCTCGGGAAGGGCGAGCTGACGCTCTGGGTGACGAACCTGCTGGATGAGGAATATTACAGCACCGCCGCCTCGACGATGCGCGGCGTGGTGGTCGAGGATGGCAGCCCGCGAACCATCGGCATGAACTGGAAGATCGCATGGTGA
- a CDS encoding class I SAM-dependent methyltransferase produces the protein MVSPDRSSGAARLLQTLEGPIRYALLDWALESGVFGFCESHIAPDLLGRRMELPVGPLTLALRALVAAGFMEAGEAGFRTAPDILPFVKTGSPRNMVETLRMMAGTRHAGLGQFGALVAGKAAPSGSRLFDEAHWDAHHRSLAGFHRAVGTDATAPCLTGLPEWPHARNLLDIGPGSSALAARLLAMRPDLRITLFDLPPVAERIGAEAESLPLAIMPGNYNRTLPDGPFDIIWCSMSLYFHDGGLPALIARLAERLAPGGVLVSFHEALSDHRSAPPEHVLGRLLPALRQGDVSFAEGEIADAMAAAGLVRPTSQHLSTAFGRFRLDAARKEV, from the coding sequence ATGGTGAGCCCGGATCGTTCCTCGGGCGCCGCGCGTCTCTTGCAGACACTGGAAGGCCCGATCCGCTACGCGCTTCTCGACTGGGCGCTGGAAAGCGGAGTGTTCGGGTTTTGCGAAAGCCACATCGCCCCGGATCTGCTTGGCCGGCGCATGGAGCTGCCGGTCGGCCCCCTGACCCTTGCGCTGCGCGCCCTTGTCGCGGCCGGGTTCATGGAGGCGGGCGAGGCCGGTTTCCGCACCGCGCCCGACATCCTGCCCTTCGTGAAGACGGGCAGCCCGCGCAACATGGTCGAGACCCTGCGCATGATGGCCGGGACCCGGCATGCAGGGCTCGGGCAGTTCGGCGCGCTGGTGGCGGGCAAGGCCGCCCCCTCCGGGTCGCGATTGTTCGACGAGGCGCATTGGGATGCGCATCACCGCTCGCTCGCGGGGTTTCACCGCGCGGTCGGCACCGATGCCACCGCGCCCTGCCTGACCGGCCTGCCGGAATGGCCCCATGCCCGAAACCTGCTGGATATCGGGCCCGGCTCTTCCGCCCTGGCCGCCCGGCTGCTGGCCATGCGCCCGGATCTGCGCATCACGCTTTTCGACCTGCCGCCTGTGGCCGAACGGATCGGGGCCGAGGCCGAAAGCCTGCCGCTTGCCATCATGCCCGGAAACTACAACCGGACCCTGCCCGACGGGCCCTTCGACATCATCTGGTGTTCGATGTCGCTCTATTTCCATGACGGCGGCCTGCCCGCGCTGATCGCCCGGCTGGCCGAGCGGCTGGCTCCGGGCGGCGTCCTGGTCAGCTTCCACGAGGCGCTGAGCGATCACCGCTCGGCGCCCCCCGAACATGTGCTGGGCCGGCTGCTGCCCGCGCTGCGGCAGGGCGATGTCTCCTTCGCCGAGGGCGAGATCGCCGATGCCATGGCCGCGGCCGGTCTTGTCCGCCCGACCTCGCAGCACCTTTCCACAGCCTTTGGCCGCTTCCGTCTGGATGCCGCCCGCAAGGAGGTCTGA
- a CDS encoding ABC transporter substrate-binding protein has translation MRLLPLFLAVLPLPALAEEILLSGPPIWESAPLIALAEDQPLEGITFSFRPWASPEQLRKRVIANIPLMAVAPSPTAAIFDANGMALRVVSATITEGSLSIVGRGTEITELADLQGASLALPFKGYLPDLMMRRIAEPGAETWQPHYTGSLVAGMQLLLAERGVDATLLAEPMATLALAQDRALTRQADLCALWRGATALADCPPAGVIIVNPAFAERPEIRAAYHAAFAKLAADPASAAGLLAAHFPEMAQARAGFARISALDLPMPEQADVLADFYAAILKIEPAAIGGRLPEGDFYGK, from the coding sequence ATGCGCCTGCTCCCCCTTTTCCTCGCGGTGCTGCCGCTGCCCGCTCTCGCCGAAGAGATCCTGCTCTCGGGGCCGCCGATCTGGGAAAGCGCGCCCCTGATCGCCCTGGCCGAGGATCAGCCGCTCGAGGGGATCACCTTCAGCTTCCGGCCCTGGGCCAGTCCCGAGCAATTGCGCAAACGGGTCATCGCGAACATACCGCTGATGGCGGTCGCCCCCTCTCCCACGGCGGCGATCTTCGATGCGAACGGCATGGCGTTGCGGGTGGTTTCGGCAACGATCACCGAGGGCAGCCTGTCAATCGTCGGGCGGGGCACAGAGATAACCGAACTGGCGGATCTGCAGGGGGCAAGCCTCGCGCTGCCATTCAAGGGCTATCTGCCCGACCTGATGATGCGCCGCATCGCGGAGCCCGGGGCCGAGACATGGCAGCCGCATTATACCGGCAGCCTCGTTGCCGGAATGCAGCTATTGCTGGCCGAACGGGGCGTCGATGCCACCTTGCTGGCCGAGCCGATGGCCACGCTCGCACTGGCACAGGATCGGGCCCTGACGCGCCAGGCGGATCTCTGCGCGCTCTGGCGCGGCGCGACCGCCCTTGCCGATTGCCCGCCTGCGGGAGTGATCATCGTCAATCCCGCTTTCGCAGAGCGGCCCGAGATCCGCGCCGCCTATCACGCGGCCTTTGCGAAGCTGGCCGCCGATCCGGCCAGCGCCGCCGGTCTGCTGGCCGCGCATTTCCCCGAGATGGCGCAGGCAAGGGCCGGCTTTGCCCGCATTTCGGCACTCGACCTTCCCATGCCGGAACAGGCGGATGTGCTTGCCGATTTCTATGCCGCGATCCTAAAGATCGAGCCCGCAGCCATCGGAGGCAGGCTGCCCGAAGGGGATTTCTACGGGAAATGA